One window of Magallana gigas chromosome 2, xbMagGiga1.1, whole genome shotgun sequence genomic DNA carries:
- the LOC105328891 gene encoding kinase D-interacting substrate of 220 kDa: MGTFKTQMLWEAIRKGDLTGTIGLLESGNINLEERDSNGQTFLMLACEFGELNIVRELLEAHVDPNAVDMDNWSALLYSAKEGHLEIVIELLERGADIEHKDLCSWTALMWASYKGRYLVVQELLERGANCNIKAEMNMTCLAWAAGRGHTDVVKILIQKGAKVNTPDKYGTTPLIWACRKGYLEIVESLLTEGANTDVVGMNSWTALLVAARGGFTEVVHQLLDYDPNVNAVDKDGFTSLTIAAKEGYNEIAHDLLSKGAYVNIKDRAGDTILIHAVKGGHIEVVRALIDKYADVDEIGAEGKTALYWAVEKGYVEICKLLLSNDPDLEIANKDEDTALLRAVRSRNEQCVRLLLDKGARVGAVDKRGDTALHISLRARSKRITELLLRNPRNSRLLYRPNKAGETPYNIDAYHQKGILTQIFGHRNLNANDGENLLGYEVYSSALADILSEPSLNTPITVGLYAKWGSGKSFLLSKLQKEMKMFTRANKEEHFTFCWTLFIILLLLNNIVGLTLAMTVGWEVGLGVGLGLFPVNYASLGVLHLLCHRYHLKYANRLSLLLGRKLQVTTSLLQVLFINSKHMSASSKYMEPTVKFLFSEGTKLTSVGGEKALAAMIGTLGEALEREYGSVVARLFRVFKPHPDKPYTGRFKTLCCVPYFVIVYLVFLALEIGVFLLVSHFVFKQFTYDDPIYTNTTTMSVSHNQVEEYPALFGVLFTIAIIVGLAIIGNIYTWGQAILALLSSQRRRIMKAADRVDKIRVDGLMHILKYEVDLMAKMVTFMDKFTDSQTRLVVIVDGLDSCEQDKVLQVLDIIKALFSDEDTPFITLLAIDPHIIIKGIESNIKTAFQDSNVNGYDYLRNVVHLPFYLQSQGMAIKKQDMAKSSSTFEVSGNPESPSKSRRAYQNQESVVSGYSLGESSEKLRQGRHSSVSHSYTSSMDLTNTVTKTDYFSDVNPRSMRRLMNIVAITGRLLRAYNIDFNWHRLAAWINIIEQWPYRVSWVIIHFEENEILDNSTTLLSLYEKVADRIPVSREVDPLLEIDRNPRKMEAFLASKLSNNTPLNIKDLRKFLPCTINLDPYLRKLIREMQKNIDTLPQNFPMGPRNFPPPGGVPITPTKRHEAQRMAHPPYIPGASMFAPHRVDHMAGMHGMVPYNMMPYYQQGYMEAPYVPGNAVSSGMERTSKQSRGVDPVSAIQDYSDQALSTMSVSEVCSLMEKIKGINPLQVNTYKTRMMDNNIGGLVLSTCDIDELREVLAMKFGDWQLFKSVLIGLRQKEIENEEVNQFEAGFNQNTDETDAPFESTNSLFTDGKFDRADRSQEAYTRTGKADLPAPRMTRVDSAYQQVAFETGLLREAMISFTEEEEDEEQVKPNVSFSVDTKGGSLEDVDDGINSTESQPLLRGRSQKFSDSRRKESLGVLHESEESDSPPAMFYLDETENASPRGSGREGASSGIPMVTFHRGDHSKEEHV; this comes from the exons ATGGGGACCTTTAAGACACAGATGTTATGGGAGGCCATCAGAAAAGGAGACCTGACTGGAACGATAGGTCTCTTGGAGAGTGGGAACATCAATCTGGAAGAGCGGGACAGT AATGGCCAGACGTTCCTGATGTTGGCCTGTGAATTTGGAGAACTCAACATTGTCCGGGAACTCTTGGAGGCCCATGTGGACCCTAACGCAGTGGACATG GATAACTGGAGTGCCTTGCTCTACAGTGCTAAGGAGGGGCACCTTGAGATTGTCATTGAGCTGTTGGAGAGAGGGGCAGACATTGAGCACAAAGATCTg TGTAGCTGGACAGCCCTGATGTGGGCATCCTACAAAGGGAGATATCTGGTGGTCCAGGAACTCCTGGAGAGGGGAGCTAACTGCAACATCAAAGCGGAG ATGAACATGACATGTTTGGCTTGGGCTGCTGGCCGTGGACACACTGATGTAGTGAAGATCCTGATACAGAAGGGGGCCAAAGTCAACACTCCAGATAAA TATGGTACAACACCTTTGATTTGGGCCTGCAGAAAGGGATACCTGGAGATTGTTGAATCTCTGCTGACTGAAGGGGCAAACACCGATGTGGTGGGAATG AATTCTTGGACAGCTCTGTTGGTGGCGGCACGGGGTGGGTTCACTGAGGTGGTGCATCAGCTGTTAGACTACGACCCCAATGTCAATGCTGTCGACAAG gATGGTTTCACCTCATTGACAATAGCAGCCAAGGAAGGCTACAATGAAATAGCCCATGACCTGCTCTCCAAAGGGGCCTATGTCAACATCAAAGACAGG GCAGGGGACACTATCCTGATACATGCAGTAAAAGGCGGCCATATTGAAGTTGTTCGAGCATTGATTGATAAGTATGCTGATGTGGATGAAATTGGTGCT GAAGGTAAAACAGCTTTGTACTGGGCTGTAGAGAAAGGCTATGTGGAAATCTGTAAACTGCTGCTGAGTAATGATCCAGACCTGGAGATAGCTAACAAG GATGAAGACACCGCCCTGCTGAGAGCTGTCAGAAGTCGCAATGAGCAGTGTGTCAGGTTGCTGCTGGACAAAGGAGCCAGGGTCGGGGCTGTAGACAAG AGAGGTGACACTGCCCTCCACATTTCACTGAGGGCCAGAAGTAAGCGAATCACAGAGCTGCTTCTGCGTAACCCTAGAAACAGTCGTCTGCTGTACCGACCAAACAAGGCCGGAGAGACCCCCTACAACATCGACGCCTACCACCAGAAAGGGATCCTCACCCAGATATTTGGTCACA GGAACTTGAATGCCAATGACGGGGAGAACTTGCTGGGTTATGAGGTGTACAGCAGTGCCCTGGCTGACATTCTCAGTGAGCCCTCTCTGAACACGCCCATCACTGTGGGGCTGTACGCCAAGTGGGGGAGTGGCAAGTCCTTCCTCCTTAGCAAACTTCAGA AGGAGATGAAGATGTTTACACGAGCCAACAAGGAGGAACACTTCACTTTCTGCTGGACATTGTTTATCATTCTCCTACTGCTGAACAACATTGTGGGTCTCACTCTGGCCATGACCGTGGGGTGGGAGGTTGGCCTAGGGGTGGGGCTGGGACTCTTCCCCGTGAATTATGCATCCTTGG GAGTTTTGCACCTGTTGTGTCATCGCTACCACCTGAAGTATGCTAACCGACTGAGTCTGCTGCTGGGAAGGAAGCTACAGGTGACCACTTCTTTGTTACAGGTGCTCTTCATCAACTCCAAACATATGTCGGCATCCTCCAAATACATGGAACCCACTGTCAA GTTCCTGTTCTCTGAGGGCACAAAGCTTACAAGTGTTGGAGGAGAGAAGGCACTAGCAGCAATGATAGGAACCTTGGGAGAGGCGCTGGAACGGGAGTATGGGTCAGTTGTGGCCCGCCTCTTCCGTGTGTTCAAACCTCACCCCGACA AGCCGTACACTGGGCGGTTTAAGACTCTGTGCTGTGTTCCCTACTTTGTGATTGTTTACCTGGTTTTCCTGGCGCTGGAGATAGGAGTTTTCCTCCTGGTCTCCCACTTTGTCTTCAAACAGTTCACCTATGATGATCCGATCTACACCAATACAACAACAATGTCTGTCTCACACAACCAGGTGGAAGAGTACCCTGCATTGTTTGGCGTCCTCTTTACCATCGCTATCATTGTCGGGTTAGCAATTATAGGTAACATCTATACCTGGGGGCAGGCCATCCTTGCCTTGCTTTCTTCACAGAGAAGACGCATTATGAAAGCTGCAGACAGAGTGGACAAGATTAGGGTGGATGGTTTGATGCATATCTTGAAGTACGAGGTGGATCTGATGGCCAAGATGGTGACCTTCATGGATAAGTTTACGGACAGCCAGACGCGACTGGTGGTCATTGTGGACGGTCTCGACAGTTGCGAGCAGGACAAAGTCCTGCAGGTTCTTGACATCATCAAGGCTCTCTTCTCCGATGAGGACACTCCCTTTATAACTCTGCTGGCCATTGATCCACATATCATCATAAAGGGCATCGAGAGTAACATCAAAACAGCATTCCAGGACTCTAACGTGAATGGATATGATTACCTGAGGAACGTGGTCCACCTGCCATTCTATCTACAGAGCCAGGGCATGGCCATCAAAAAGCAAGACATGGCTAAGAGCTCCTCAACATTTGAGGTGTCGGGAAATCCGGAGTCCCCATCCAAATCCAGACGG GCATACCAGAATCAGGAATCTGTAGTGTCGGGATACTCTCTGGGTGAGAGTTCAGAGAAGTTGCGACAGGGACGACATTCCAGTGTAAGTCACTCGTACACATCGTCCATGGATCTGACGAATACGGTCACCAAGACGGACTACTTCAGTGATGTCAACCCGCGCAGCATGAGAAGACTGATGAACATTGTAGCTATCACAG GGCGGCTCCTGCGTGCCTACAATATTGACTTTAACTGGCACCGCCTGGCGGCCTGGATCAACATCATTGAGCAGTGGCCGTACAGGGTTTCCTGGGTCATTATCCACTTCGAGGAGAACGAGATCTTAGACAATAGCACAACACTATTATCTTTGTATGAAAA AGTTGCTGATAGAATTCCTGTATCAAGGGAAGTAGATCCTTTATTAGAAATTGATAGAAACCCACGTAAAATGGAGGCATTTCTGGCCAGCAAACTGAGCAATAATACTCCACTGAACATAAAGGATCTCCGCAAATTTTTGCCATGTACCATCAACCTTGATCCATACCTTCGGAAACTTATAAGAG AGATGCAGAAAAACATCGACACTCTACCACAGAATTTTCCCATGGGTCCAAGAAACTTCCCGCCTCCTGGGGGAGTACCCATCACCCCAACAAAGCGGCATGAAGCTCAGAGAATGGCTCATCCCCCATATATCCCTGGAGCTTCTATGTTTGCACCTCACAGAGTGGATCACATGGCAGGGATGCATGGTATGGTGCCCTACAACATGATGCCCTATTATCAGCAAGGATACATGGAAGCTCCTTATGTGCCTGGTAATGCAGTGTCTTCAGGGATGGAAAGAACATCAAAACAGAGTCGGGGAGTGGATCCAGTATCTGCAATCCAG GATTACTCTGACCAGGCTTTGAGCACAATGAGTGTGTCAGAGGTATGTAGCCTGATGGAGAAAATCAAAGGCATCAACCCGCTACAGGTAAACACTTACAAGACCCGCATGATGGACAACAACATTGGAGGCCTGGTCCTCTCAACCTGCGATATAGACGAACTCAGAGAGGTGCTGGCCATGAAATTCGGAGACTGGCAGCTGTTTAAATCAGTTCTCATTGGCCTTCGGCAGAAAGAGATAGAAAATGAGGAAGTCAACCAGTTTGAGGCTGGTTTCAATCAAAATACAGATGAGACAGATGCTCCTTTTGAATCGACCAACAGCCTGTTCACTGATGGGAAGTTTGACAGAGCAGACAGAAGTCAGGAAGCCTACACGAGGACAGGGAAGGCAGATCTACCAGCCCCCAGGATGACCCGTGTTGACAGTGCCTACCAACAGGTGGCGTTTGAGACAGGGCTGCTGAGGGAAGCCATGATAAGCTTCACGGAGGAAGAGGAGGATGAGGAACAGGTCAAACCCAACGTATCATTCTCCGTGGACACCAAGGGGGGTTCACTGGAGGACGTGGATGATGGCATCAACTCTACAGAGAGCCAGCCCCTGCTGCGAGGAAGAAGTCAGAAGTTCAGCGACAGCCGGCGCAAGGAATCCTTGGGAGTGCTGCATGAGTCTGAAGAATCAGATAGTCCGCCAGCAATGTTTTATCTGGATGAGACTGAAAATGCTTCCCCCAGAGGAAGTGGAAGGGAAGGGGCTAGTTCTGGGATTCCAATGGTTACTTTTCACAGGGGAGATCACTCAAAGGAGGAACATGTTTAG